CTGCGGCCGAACAGGTTCCCGGCGGACACGCTCGGCATGGTGCCTCATACGGACAGCGACTTCCTCACCATCCTTTGCCAGGACCAGGTTGGGGGCCTGGAGCTCATGAAGGACACCCACTGGGTCGCCGTGAAACCCCAGGCCCACGCGCTCATTGACAGCGGCGGTGATTTGTTCCAGGTAATTCCCGGACGCGTGGTTTATATAATCCTTCTGTTGTAAAATGCATTGTGTATTTTGTTTTCTAAAAGTCCACTACAAAATTAGTATCATTAGAATTACATTGAAGTGCAACCCACAAAAACCATGCAATTGTTTCAACTCCATGCAACCCACAAAAACCGCCGTAGACTCATTGACTCACTCCACTCTATTTTCTCTCCTACACATGTTCCGATCGTCTTGAAGGCATCAGATTTCGCTTTGATCACATTACATCCCTAGTGTTAGCATGTTCCACATGCACATTGCTTCGGCCGTACATGAGATTACAACATTCGGAACAAGATCTCTAGTGTTAGCATGTTCAACATACACACCCCGCCTGCTTATCTAGGTTGCACACAGTCAACATCAATAAACACACATGAAAACCCGTCAACAACtagcaaagtcatataagaccaaaACTATTGCATGCGCATAGTCTCGTCGAATAAATTAATGGGACAGAAAGTTGTGGTGCGGGTCGTGTGTTTGCTTCCACCTTTTCTTTCCTTCTTCACAATGGAAAACGCCATTGCTGCCTTTGTTTGTTTTCCAAACATATTGGGTGTTCCAGATTTCTATATGTCGTGCGTACGAATAAGGGAATAATGACCATATTATATACAAACAAAGGGCGTCTTTTGTCTGTTGGCAATACAAGGAGGGACACGTACGCCGCAGGTTCTTCGTTCCATTTTCTCTTGGATAGGAGAAGCTGTGCCTGTATTATAGTCAACGAATGAAGTCACGGTACATATACGCCAGTGGAACTTTTTACAGGATGCACGCCACCATAAAAACATGTAGACAATGGGCGCGTTGTCGCGTTCAGGATCCATGTGGCTGCCCTCAAACCGACCGACCTCGGACAGTAACGCCGGAATCTTGAATCGTCAAACCTTCCCATCTAGGCGGTCCTTTTCGCCGTTGATTTTTCTACTAGCCACATTATTATtcccttcgtcccataatataGAAGCGTTTTTATATTAGTGTTAAAGACGTTCTTATATTATGAAAAGGATGCAGTTCTTTACTTCCTCAATCTCGCGTTATGTGACATCTGGGGGTACTATCTATTGGGCTGGATTTTATCTTTTTGTAACCATCACTGCCCTATCTACCTCTCGTCTCGCTTCGGAAATTCTTCGTAGAAGCGTGGTTGATTCACATAGCCAGTGCTCACGAGCGTGCACTGCGTGTGACACGAACACGATGTCAAGCAGACACTCTATACTTACGTATCTATATCTAGGTCGAACATGGTGGCCTTCGACGAGGGAGGCACCACGGAGCCGCATCTGGCGGACACAGCTATCGTGCGCTGCTACGCAaaggcgagctccgcggcgggcGGAACGTGGAAGGCCTCCGACCATATGCTCGGCAGCTATCTATTTCGGGGTTAAAAGTTTCAACGAAATTTcaatgaaattttgcatatttcagtgggGTCCGAAATATTTTTAACCCCGAAATTTCGTTGCAGATTCAAACTGATTTCAAAGTAAATTTAAATTATGTTAAAATTTATTAAAATTAAGTGAAATTTGAAATCTCAAAGTCCGGAATACTttctgaaatatgcaaaatttctgaaatatgcaaaatttctgaaattttgcATATTATAGTTAGCTCCGAAATTATTTTGTTTCCAAAATTAAAAACTAGCATGCCGCCTCCATATGATCGGAAAAGCTGGATTAATTTTCAACAAATTTTAAAATTCGAAAGAAATTAACTGAAGTCACATCAAATAGAAATTGTGGGAAGtggaaaaaaatgaaaacaacAAAAACATAGTACCAAGTTTTGGACCCACCTAGCTAATTGCGTGTGCGTTGTAACAGGCCATAGAAATTACAGTTCTTCATTAACAATCATATCAAACAGCATTTCAActaccggacgaaattcatgcaaaccgGATAATATTCATAGCACTGGAGCACATTCATTACATTTCGGACAGTGTCTATTAAAAAAGGGGGGACCAGACCTAAACCTAGAGTACGGCGGCGTCCGTCGTCCAAATCCTTGGTGTTTCCCTTCTGGCGACCGCGTCCTCCATCCGCCCTCTCCATGAGCGGCAGCGATAAGATccatgaagtgaaggtgcggttaCCGACGAGGAAGAGTATCATACGGGAGATGGACCAGCCCACATGGGACACAAGGcactgccgcctcccatgccctacttaTCCTCAGCGAAGTCCGCAACCTGTCCGTCACCGATGGATGTGAGGTCCACGATGAAGATGGAGTGGCCAACACCCTCGTCGACCCACCGACACAGCCAAACAGTGTTTGGCGTTCGTAGGACGAGCAACTCGCGGCGTTTTTGTCCGCGGTCACCTAGGCATCCAGCAGCGCCTCCGCATACAGCTACGCCGCCTGTGCGTTGCGAGTGGCAACTTGAGCGCGGGCGGCCTCGTAGAGCACTTGCTACACGGCAGCGAAGTTGGGGTACACCACGGCCATGGCCGCCAGGACTTTCTTGCTCACTCGCTATAGATCTGACCCTCCGTCAGCCGGTGCTGCTCGAGAAGGATCAAGTTGTACcgctgctcctcctgcgcctgtCAGAACAACGACATAGGCTAGGGCGCCGACTGCTCCTCGACCATGGGGGCGTTAAAGTGCGCCTACGCCTGCTCCATCGTCAGGCCGGCATGCACCAGTGCGGAGTCATCGTCGGAGCCACTCACTATCATGGGGTCATCACCGGAGAACTCAGGAAAGTTGGTCGGCATGCCTGCCTCTATCCGACGGGCACGGCGGCTCTGCCAAGCGGCTGCAAGGGCAGCCACCACGTTCTTCATCTTCGTCGATAGACTCTCACACAAAGCGTTCCCACTCgtggtcatggcggatgtggtgaaTGGGAGGAAGATGTGGAGCACATGGGTTGTGGTGTGCTCCTCACTGGGTGTGGCCGCCTTTAAATAGTGAGTGCCGGTGAAGCCAAGCATTCGGGTGTGTTAATGCACGGACGCCGGATTTAGTTTCTCGGTTGGCAAGCCTGTTTAATGGTGGAAGCGGAGGGACGAACACTGAACGGGCGTTGTAGATATCCATCCCATCCCGTCCAGTAAACGTCTCTCCATCATTGAACAGGCGTGGAGACCGGGGACCCGTTGTGGGCGGCACCCTCGGCCGGCGAGCCGCATCATTGCCGGTGCCAGCAAGAGGTCACGGCCGGCGTCAATGCGAAACGGCTGCTGCGGGTGAGGGAGAGTGTTTTTTGGTGGTCCAGGTTAGTCATaagcgggcgtggcagcggtccggtcACCCGCAAAGCCCCCAGTTTGTCTCTGGATTACGGGAAAAAGTGCGTCTGGACCGCCGAATGGACCAATGCAGGACCGCGTTGGATCGCAAAACACGCCCAGACTGCGTGGTCCGGACGGTTGCGGGAGGTTTGAGGGTcggtgttggagatgccctaaggtTAGTATTAGGGCCAACTGAACAAATAAACCAGATAAACAGAAAATAGATTATCGCCTGAATTTAGTACCATACTGAGAAATTGCGTCCATTTAAAGTGTGTTACATGTATTTCTCTATAAAGATAAATAGCTTCTACTCTTCAACATGATTTACGTTGGTAGTCCtgcactactactactactactacattATGGTACTTGACAAAATATAATACTAAGAAGGGAAGCAAATTCTACAAGCTCATGGCTGGTTGCAAAATGCAGCCATACATTCAAAAAAACTACCACTCGCTGCTCATCCATCGATCCAATGGAGCCATGCACTTATTGTCCTAAGAACAACTCACTAATCGACTATAATTAAACCCAATACTTTGTCTCtctaaaaaaaaattcaaaactcCTCGATCTTATCTGAgatgtgcatgcatgcaacaggCACATTCCCACAGGTCAAACGTCCTCTCATCTATCGCAAGATGGAGCACGTGGGCAGCGTGTCGTGCGTCCCGTAGCCATAGGGGCTAGGGTCGGCCGCCCAGCCATCGTATGGGTACCTTGCCGGCGGTGGCGGTAGGGTCATCGACCGCGGGCGGGAGTAGTCGGTGTGCGGCGGCAGGAAGGAGATGGAACAAAGAGACAAGGGGTGCGGCTAAAGTGGCGGGGATCGGGGAGATGAGTGGCATCTCAGGAAAGCGATCGGGGAGAGTGTAATATGTGGCTGTTTTTCTCGATCCTTTGTCTGGTTTTAAGTAGAGATGTGTGATGTTTCTAGTAGAAATCTCTACTACTAAAGGGGAACTTGGTAGTCTCGCCTCACATCCCACCACTTCTATGTTTCGCCTCCGATCGTCTTCAAGCGACATTTCTCTCAAACGCGGCCAATGTGGGCCAGCCCATTTGACGTGTCCATTAATTTAGTCAAAACGGGACTTTCCCAAGACAACGTCATGCATTAACTCATTCAAATCAAATCTTAAGAAAATTTCAATCAAATTGACACTTAATAAAAACAACGTCATGCATTAATCCATTCAAATCAAATCTTAAGAAAATCTCAATCAATTCGACACTCAATAAAAGCACCATCAAACATTAACTCATTGAAATCAAATCTTAATAAAATCTCAACCAAATCCAAACTTCCTTATCTTCAACTACTTATacccaaatcaaatcaaatcttGCCAAAACATCAACAATCAAAGTTGGTCGGCCCATTTGAAGCGTGCATACGTTTTTTTCTATGTTTGGTTTTTGGATTCTTTTTTTCTGTTTCATTTCTTCTAGGACTAATCTATTTTTTTGCGGTTTTCTAGGATTAATCTATTATTTGATGCTCAGCATCTCTACTATTAAAGGAGAGTTCGTAGTCGTTTCGTTCGTATCGTTACCCTCGCATGATTAGGTCAACCCCACCAATTGTTTTTGCAAACGATACCATACATTCCCATTTCTGTTTTTCTACCTATTTCTCTGCCTCCATCAGCTGTCCTTCCTTTCGTAGTATGAAAAAATCAGGATGCAATCTCATGCTCCAAGTATTCCTTACAGTACACGAACACGATTACACGTCTTCCAAAAAAATTGGGATTTTATTCGATTGATTGACTTCCATGTGCTACATAGAGTCTACTGCGATTCTAGGTGCTAGGAGGGAGGGCGAATCGTTGATTGCTTCCTATAGATTTGCTCGCCTACAGATTTGCAACGGGCCTAGAAAATTGTGAATCACGTAGTTAAAAAAGAGCTAGGCCCAAATAGTAGTTTTTTAGAAAAATTTGTCACTaacaaaatacaaaaatattttctAATAGAAGAAAAGGCAAAGAAAAACATAATTTACAACTATCATTCTTTGAGTAATTAACTAGCCATAGCTTTCTGGGCCATGGTTTACATTGGCCATGTAAACAGTACAAAAAATACAACGGCCAAAGTAATTAGCTATGGTTTGTTTGAATTATTTGATAGGCGGATGCAAATGCAAAAAGTAATTAATCCTAAAACCTAAAACCATGGCGAGTATGAAAAATAGTGTTTTGTCGTGAAAAAAAAAAATCATGCACACAACTATGGCAAGAAATTTGCCATAGTCTAAGTAACAAAAAAGCCATGGTCTAAATAGGTAAATTGTCATTGGTTAGATAATAAAAATGTCATAGTCTAAATAATAAAATACCATGCTACCTACACTAAAACTACAATGCTACATACACTAAACCTACGAAGGTATAATTAATAAAATTGTCATGCCAGTAATTATAGAATTGCCATCCTCTTAATAATAAAATTGGCATATCACTAAAATATGATATTGTCATCCTCTTAATAATAAAATTTCTATAAGAATAAAATGATATGCCATTTACAAAAATGGCCTAAATAAACTACACATGGCTGGCTAATTTTAGATGAGTACACTACGCATATGGATTTGTGCCGGTTCACACACATTTTGCAGTGTGTGCCCGGCAGCTATATACACTGCACATGGGTAGCTTATTTTAGACAAGTACCACCCTTCTGTGTTTATCTTGCGATGAATAACATAAGCAGAGGGGACACGGTATTTCTTAGCCCGAGCTCATATCAGctcgggtgaacagtaaaattggaaaagaaaaatgaaaaataatTCATAAAATTCTGAAATTGTTCAGTGACAAACATTGATAAAAGTTTTCAATGCTTGCAAAATTTCATCATGAAATGACATTTGTAGAAACCGTGGCTAAAAAAGTAAATTTGATGCTCCACAAATGTCATTTCCAAAAGCATTTTGTAAACGTCAaaaacttttgtcaatgtttttCACAAAAAAGTTTCAGTATTCTTTggtttttttttcaattttcaaTTTTACTGTTCACCCAAGGTCATTTGAGCTCGGGACTAGAATAGTACGTTCGAAGCAGAGGGTGCAACAAGGCCAGAGAGAGGGACAACTGCATGCAACCTCACCACTACTATGCGAACAAAattgagagagagggagagggaggaatgtTACATGATTTCCATTATCTATAACTAGGATCGGATGCAATGCAGATTTTGGAAACAAAACACAATCAAAAACTGTAGTCATGCCTTGTTAAGGCAATGTGAAGTATATTGTAAGTATATGATTTTGTGTTTGAATTTCAAAGTGAGTGTGTGGTGGGGGTGGAAGGGGAGATTGCAACTTAGATGTGCAACTGGAAGAACTTGAATTGTGGAAGCGGAGACAGTGATGAGTGAAAGAGGAAAAGAAGAATAAAGGAAAAAAATATGTGATTTAACAGTAAAAGAGGTAGACAATGTCGCCTGATGTCGATAAATATTCTATGAGTATAAGTTTGATGGTATTAGTGTTGATAAGTATAACATGTTTGAGGTATTTTTTGCCTGCTATCCATAGCAACGCGCGGGCATTGTCCTAGTAGAAAAATAATAGTTTGGTCATaaaaaatgaaacaaaaaagaatATAAAAATAAGAAACATAGAGAGAAAAACGCGTGCGCGCGTCAAATGGGCCGGACAACTTTGATTATAGTATTAGTTGATGTTTTGTTAAGATTGGATTTGATTTGGGTATAAGTAATGGGAGGCAAGAAAAGTTTGGCTTTAGTTGTGATTTTCTTAAGATTTGATTTGAATTAGTCAATGCATGCCGTTGCTTTGGGAAACTCAATCATACGATTTGAATTAGTTAATGCATGCTGtagatttgatttgatttgatttcCCTATGTAAACTAATATAACAATAGTGATCTGTTTACAAAGGGAGTACTATTTTATTTCATTAAATTTGTTGGTGTAATTGACGATACATGTATGTATTTTTCCAGGTGACATTTAATGGCATTGATCACGTTAATGAGGAATATGGAGAATAGTTTCGTTTTACTCGAGGGCTCTCCATATGGAAgaaatatattactccctccgtaaactgatataagagtgtttagatcactaaaatagtgatctaaacactcttatattagtttacagagggagtactattaaTTCGTAATTTTCATTTgtagtttttcttttttttaacacTTATCAAATGTGAGTGTTAAGTGACCTATTGCCCTATTAATTACCTACCATGGATCAGAATTAATGGACGGCCCCTCATAGTTGGGACCATCTTAAAATTCACCATTTATACTTTTTTACTTGAGCTGGATTTTCGCCATATATAGGCCTCCCCTCTCGCTCTCTCAATAGCACTGCGGTGTACGTGTCTGACTCTGAGCTACTAGTAGTATCTACCTCTCCGTCGAGGCGTCGACCATGGCGGCCTTCCACGAGAACGGCACCACCGACCCGCCTCTGGCAGACAGCTATCGCACGCTGCTCCGCAgagacgagctccgcggcgggcTGGCGCGGGAGAGCCTGGCCGTGCTGGAGCACGACCTGCCAATGATCGACTTGAAGCGCCTGATGAGCCGCGACGTGAGGGAGAGGAACGTGTGTGCGGACGCCATGGCGAGCGCGGCGTCGGAGTGGGGCTTCTTCCAGGTGACCAACCACGGCGTGAGCCGGGAGCTCCTGGAGGAGATGAGGCGGGAGCAGACGCGGCTATTTCACCAGCCGTTCGATATCAAGGAGAAGCCCAGACTCCTCAACGGCTCGTACCGGTGGGGCAACCCGATGGCGACGTCGCTCCGCCAGCTCTCCTGGTCGGAGGCCTTCCACGTTCCGCTCGCTAGCATCTCGGAGGAAGACGACTGCGAGCACGCGGAGCTCAGCTCCTTGAGGTACGTACGTAAGCATGAATGCATGCATGCAAGCCTGTGGCTGATGAGGAAAAAATGTTTTGTTATGCGAACAGGGGAGTGATGCAGGAGGTGGCGGATGCGATGTCGCGGGTGGCGGACACGGTGACCGGGACGCTGGCGAAGAACCTCGGGCACGCCGGGTCGACGACGTTCCCCGCGGCCGCAGGGTGCGACGGGACGACGTGCTTCCTGCGGCTGAACAGGTACCCGGCGTGCCCGTTCGCGGCGGACACGCTCGGCATGGTGCCGCACACGGACAGCGACTTCCTCACCGTCCTCTGCCAAGACCAGGTTGGAGGCCTTGAGCTCATGAAGGACTCCCACTGGGTCGCCGTGAAGCCCCACGCCGACGCGCTCATTGTCAACGTCGGTGATTTGTTCCAGGTAACACTTAATTCGCTAGTATTTCGTGTGCGAAGTGTGTACGCGTCCATGaggttttttttttcttttttccggAAAAGCTGCATTTATTTTTCATAAAGAATAATGGTTAGTACTGTTGGCTATAATGCCGCTACAATAAATTGGCTATAATTAAGGTTAACTTTTACTACCTTCATCCTTGTTTATTGGTCCTCATTGTAATCAGTGTCAAATTTTCAttataaatttaactaataaaatgttcatgcatgtcataaaaaattatatcatgaaaaactatgttcaaatacgaatcgaacaatataatttttttgacatgcattggcattttatCAATTAAATCTTTGATCAAAATTTAGCACAAGTTACATAGGGTACTAATAaatcaggacggaggtagtagaaGAGTAGTAGTTACTTATTTTTTTTTTTACCTTTTCTCTTTCCCTTTCAttgtatttttattttttccaagAGCACACATTCAATATACAGTTTTTATTAGTAGTACTTTTGCCAATAGAACACACATTTATTCGAAAAGGAGGTTGGATCGCTCGGCCTCTACATCGAGTGATGCACACAACCAACCAAAAAACACACACATATCTAGACTTTTTCATATCTCTTTTTTCACATAGACAAAAATGTCATGCAAGCAGGCTATAGCCCATTGTTGTACTTGCtccaaagaagaagaaatataCCAGGCCGAAGACGACACGACCTTACATCACCAAATAACACCACGACCAACCGTGATGTTTCTTTTTGTTCTGCTTAATTAATTATATATCTTGGTTCTATGCTTTCAGGCGTGGAGCAACAACAGGTACAAGAGCGTGGAGCACAGGGTGGTGGCCAACTCCAAGGCGGAGCGCTTCTCCGTCGCCTACTTCATGTGCCCGTCGTGGGACTCGCTCGTCGGCACATGCGCCGAGCCATCGCCGTACAAGCCGTTTACCTTCGGGGAGTACAGGCGCAAGGTGCAGGATGATGTCACGCAAACGGGCAAGAAGATTGGTCTCCCCAACTTTCTCAAAGGTTGTACCGTTGACAGCCTGACTGAATGACAGCATCGGACCCGATCTTCTTATCTGTGTGAGCACAGTCTCACCGTAGAAGCGTGGCTGCGTGGGTCAGCACTTTGGCATTGGAGCATTTTTTTTCTTTATACTTTTTTTTTCATCCTTTCGATATACTCTTTCCGTTTCAAAATACAATGCAGTCTTTTTGAAAGTCAaacatgtctatgtctatgtttTTATATTTAATGTATTTTAGATTTGCTTGAAAAGGCAAATGAAAATAAGAGAAAGTAGATGATAGTTTGTGCGAAGGTACTTGATAGGTTTTGATGATGTCttcccggcaacagcgccagaaattcttcctatTACTTGTAATCTGCATTGGGCTTTCCTCAAAAAGGAGATGAGATACAGTACAACAGAGATAAGTATTTCTCTCAATTAAGAActaaggttatcaatccagtaggagaatcaaACAAAGCCTCGTGAACAGCACCTACACACACAAAAGCAattacttgcacccaacgcaaacaaaagggttgtcaatcccgtTGGCGGTTACTTGCAAGGTTTAAATATTGTACTGATAGATAGATAAATTGCaaagataaaataaaataaaacagaaaaagtgTAGCAGCGTATGTTTGGATTTTTTTATCTATGATAAAAATAGACCCGAGGaacatagttttcactagaggcttctctctcgagcaCAAAGCATACCATGAGTAAACaatactattgggcaattgatagaaaagtgcatagttttGACGATATTCAAgtcaatgatcatgtatataggcatcatgtccgagacaagtagactgactcctgcctacatctactactattactccgccCATCGACCGCTCTCCAGCATGCATATAGGGTATTAAGTATAAAatggagtaacaccttaagcaagatgacatgatgtagacaaagtaaatttaaccaatatgaataaaccccatcattttacccttaatgccaacaatacaaatatgtgtcttgtccccttctgtatcactgggatatagagcaccgcaagattgaacccattacaaagcacctctctcATTGCATGATAAataaatctagttggccaaaccaaacggatagatcggagagaaatacaaagatttaataatcatgcataaaagaattcagaaaagactcaaatatttctcatgaataatctaatcataaatccacaattcatcggatcccaacaaacacactacaAAAACGTATCAATCCATCGTCACAATGTTATCCTCTAACTCCGGCTGTAGCGGCAAATGCTCACGATGCAGCAGAAAAGACTTGTTTGCACCATTCGAGTTGATAAGCATCTAAATGTGTGGTGCAAAGCCACAAGATCTCTTCTGGTCTGCGGCAGTCCCCTTGACGGTTTTCACAATGAGATCCATTACCTTGAATTTCTGATGTTGGTTAATATGATGCAGCATGTTGATAGAATGACCACGAATCATCTTCTCATCGCCTGAATTGGGCATCAATGTATGCCTCATGATGGTATTGGAGGTAGCAAGACCTGCCAATAAGTGACATACTGAGCCAAGCTTGTGAGAATCCTTGTACTTGTTGGGAATCTCTGTGTACATGTTAGCCATGAAATTGCTGTCCATCTTAGGCTTGACATATACATCTATGTCATCCTCATCTGCCTCAGGCACACCCAACAGAGTAGCCTACTCAAGTGGACTAGACTGGTACCAGGCTCCCACAGTCATCCAAACTATCCGGCCATTGGGGTATAAGTGAGCTGTAGAATAAAATTGCATGATCATCTCGTCATTACGTGCAGTCAGCTTCTTCCCAATGAACTCATCAAGACCAACAGTCCTAAAGTCCTCATGAACGTGGGAGGAGTGGTCCTCATGCTTGTCAATGTATTTCCAGTCCACCCACCTCATGTCACTCACTACAGACTTCTTGTTGAGAAGcattgtctcatagaagtcctgcgaCTCCTTGGTGTAGAAGCGGTAGTCCACAGTAGTCCTTCTCCTGATGGAATATGGGTCAGACTCTCTCCATTTCCTCAGACCTTTGTCTTTCCTCTC
This genomic window from Aegilops tauschii subsp. strangulata cultivar AL8/78 chromosome 4, Aet v6.0, whole genome shotgun sequence contains:
- the LOC109785292 gene encoding gibberellin 2-beta-dioxygenase 6-like, which encodes MAAFHENGTTDPPLADSYRTLLRRDELRGGLARESLAVLEHDLPMIDLKRLMSRDVRERNVCADAMASAASEWGFFQVTNHGVSRELLEEMRREQTRLFHQPFDIKEKPRLLNGSYRWGNPMATSLRQLSWSEAFHVPLASISEEDDCEHAELSSLRGVMQEVADAMSRVADTVTGTLAKNLGHAGSTTFPAAAGCDGTTCFLRLNRYPACPFAADTLGMVPHTDSDFLTVLCQDQVGGLELMKDSHWVAVKPHADALIVNVGDLFQAWSNNRYKSVEHRVVANSKAERFSVAYFMCPSWDSLVGTCAEPSPYKPFTFGEYRRKVQDDVTQTGKKIGLPNFLKGCTVDSLTE